A window of Pseudomonas monteilii contains these coding sequences:
- a CDS encoding esterase produces MTAPAERGPVNVTTQAPWRSADTIAQMQRFNRTLAWLPRFRIRNRLAPTAIQTLLRAGQFAGLRSLAKHGLQARTRLGGLPDTPVPVRIIRPDGPSKGLVLDIHGGGWVIGNAQMNDDVNAALVKACQVTVVSVDYRLATTTPLQGLLDDCLSAARWLLESEDEAFAGLPVIVIGESAGAHLAAATLLSLKAWPDLLARIKGTVLYYGVYDLTGTPSVHSAGPDTLVLDGPGMVEALRRLTPDMSDQQRRSPPLSPLYGDLDGLPPALLFAGEIDPLRDDTRLMAERWSQVAPAETHLLPAAPHGFLHFPVPLAQQVQAHTHAWVNQRLAG; encoded by the coding sequence ATGACTGCACCGGCCGAACGAGGACCTGTGAACGTGACCACTCAAGCCCCCTGGCGCTCTGCAGACACGATCGCGCAGATGCAGCGTTTCAACCGCACACTGGCCTGGCTGCCTCGCTTTCGCATCCGCAATCGCCTGGCCCCGACCGCGATCCAGACCCTGCTGCGCGCCGGCCAGTTCGCGGGCCTGCGAAGCCTGGCCAAGCATGGCTTGCAGGCGCGCACGCGCCTGGGCGGGCTGCCGGACACGCCCGTTCCGGTGCGCATCATCCGCCCGGACGGCCCCTCCAAAGGCCTCGTGCTGGACATTCACGGTGGAGGCTGGGTCATCGGCAACGCGCAGATGAACGACGACGTCAATGCCGCGTTGGTCAAGGCCTGCCAGGTGACGGTGGTGTCGGTGGACTATCGGCTGGCGACCACGACGCCGCTCCAGGGCCTGCTGGACGATTGCCTGTCGGCCGCGCGCTGGCTGCTGGAAAGCGAAGACGAGGCTTTCGCGGGCCTTCCGGTGATCGTCATCGGGGAGTCGGCCGGCGCCCACCTGGCCGCGGCGACCCTGTTGTCGCTCAAGGCCTGGCCCGATCTGCTCGCCCGGATCAAGGGCACGGTGCTCTACTACGGCGTCTACGACCTCACCGGGACGCCCAGCGTGCACAGCGCCGGGCCCGACACCCTGGTGCTCGATGGCCCAGGCATGGTCGAGGCGCTGCGGCGCCTGACCCCGGACATGAGCGACCAGCAACGCCGCAGCCCGCCGCTGTCGCCGTTGTACGGGGATCTGGACGGCCTGCCGCCGGCCTTGCTGTTCGCCGGCGAAATCGACCCGTTGCGCGACGACACGCGGCTGATGGCCGAACGCTGGTCACAGGTGGCACCCGCCGAAACGCACCTGTTGCCGGCCGCGCCCCACGGCTTTCTCCACTTCCCGGTGCCCCTGGCCCAGCAGGTGCAGGCGCACACCCATGCCTGGGTGAATCAGCGGCTCGCTGGCTGA
- a CDS encoding amino acid permease gives MNPPPARALKRVVTLPLLVFFILGDVLGAGVYALAGAIADRAGGAIWAPLAVGLLFALFTAASYAELVSKYPRAGGAAVFAQRAFGSPLLSFLVGFAMLAAGITSVAGLALAFAGEYLRVFLDWPTHVLAPLFLLLIAALNLRGIKESLGANLVMTVIELSGLVLVIVAVAALCGQGRAEPARLLDFGGHAPASAILGAALLAFYSYVGFETSANLAEEVRDVRRTYPKALFLALLIAGLVYLAVGAGAALVMPADALIAAKAPLMDIVGDSGLGIPRSWFAVIALVAVANGALLTMIMASRLTLGMAREGLLPAWLGHVLPNRRTPAPAILATTALAALLTLTGTLEVLAETVVLLLLFVFLSTNLAVLVLKKDKIDEPHFSIHPVVPLLGILSCLVLLTQQPAGNWLRAGILLAVGVGLHALARRYGERAVAP, from the coding sequence ATGAATCCACCGCCTGCTCGTGCTCTCAAACGCGTCGTCACCCTGCCCCTGCTGGTGTTCTTCATCCTGGGCGATGTACTCGGCGCAGGCGTCTACGCCCTGGCGGGGGCCATCGCCGACCGGGCCGGTGGCGCGATCTGGGCGCCCCTGGCGGTCGGCCTGCTGTTCGCCCTGTTCACCGCGGCGTCGTACGCCGAACTGGTCAGCAAGTACCCTCGGGCCGGTGGCGCGGCGGTCTTCGCCCAGCGTGCCTTCGGCTCGCCGCTGCTGTCGTTCCTGGTCGGCTTCGCCATGCTGGCGGCCGGTATCACCAGCGTGGCGGGCCTGGCGCTGGCCTTCGCCGGGGAGTACCTGCGCGTGTTCCTGGACTGGCCGACCCACGTGCTGGCGCCGTTGTTCCTGTTGCTGATCGCGGCGCTCAACCTGCGGGGCATCAAGGAATCCCTGGGGGCCAACCTGGTGATGACCGTGATCGAACTCAGCGGCCTGGTACTGGTGATCGTCGCCGTGGCCGCGCTGTGCGGGCAAGGCCGAGCCGAGCCCGCGCGGCTGCTGGATTTCGGCGGTCACGCACCGGCCAGCGCGATTCTCGGTGCGGCCCTGCTGGCGTTCTACTCCTATGTCGGCTTCGAGACCTCCGCCAACCTGGCTGAGGAAGTGCGTGACGTTCGCCGCACCTACCCCAAGGCCTTGTTTCTGGCCTTGCTGATCGCCGGCCTGGTCTACCTGGCCGTCGGTGCCGGGGCGGCCCTGGTGATGCCCGCCGACGCGCTGATCGCGGCCAAGGCGCCGCTGATGGACATCGTCGGCGATTCGGGCCTGGGCATCCCCCGCAGCTGGTTCGCGGTGATCGCCCTGGTGGCCGTCGCCAATGGCGCGTTGCTGACCATGATCATGGCCAGCCGCCTGACCTTGGGCATGGCCCGTGAAGGCCTGCTGCCGGCCTGGCTGGGCCATGTACTGCCGAACCGGCGCACGCCGGCACCGGCCATCCTGGCGACCACCGCGCTGGCCGCGCTGCTGACCCTGACCGGCACCCTCGAAGTGCTGGCCGAGACTGTTGTGCTGCTCTTGCTGTTCGTGTTCCTGAGCACCAACCTGGCGGTGCTGGTCCTGAAGAAGGACAAGATCGACGAGCCCCATTTCAGCATCCATCCGGTGGTGCCGCTGCTGGGCATTCTCTCGTGCCTGGTGCTGTTGACCCAGCAGCCCGCCGGGAACTGGTTGCGGGCCGGTATCCTGCTAGCCGTCGGCGTCGGCTTGCATGCCCTGGCCCGCCGCTACGGTGAGCGGGCGGTTGCGCCCTGA
- a CDS encoding transcriptional regulator: MLREALIEAAYNLFEQKGFDETRVEDITDEVDVSSRTFFRYFSSKEEVVLDYQEVEHDEVIAALQARPQGEPILTTLRHAVVEVVHGCEMGSYGLDSNRFNVLKHLIRGHPLVCARNQERTQARKQTLVDVLASKMRVDPLLDMRPGMVAGVLEYAYTAAYEIWKELPAGTRMYSDVLDEVFEAVEVGLNYPCPANDGQAGAV; the protein is encoded by the coding sequence ATGCTGCGTGAGGCATTGATCGAAGCCGCCTACAACTTGTTCGAGCAAAAAGGGTTCGATGAGACACGTGTCGAAGACATCACCGACGAAGTCGACGTCTCATCGCGTACGTTCTTCCGCTACTTTTCGTCCAAGGAAGAGGTCGTGCTCGACTACCAGGAGGTCGAGCACGATGAAGTCATCGCAGCGCTGCAGGCTCGTCCACAAGGCGAGCCCATCCTTACCACACTGCGGCATGCGGTGGTGGAGGTGGTGCACGGATGCGAGATGGGGTCGTATGGTCTCGACTCGAACAGGTTCAACGTATTGAAGCATCTGATCCGTGGTCATCCCTTGGTCTGTGCTCGAAACCAGGAGCGGACCCAGGCACGCAAGCAGACGCTGGTCGACGTACTGGCGAGCAAAATGAGGGTCGACCCTCTGCTGGACATGCGTCCTGGCATGGTCGCTGGGGTTCTGGAATATGCCTACACCGCGGCGTATGAAATCTGGAAGGAACTGCCCGCTGGCACCCGAATGTACTCTGACGTGCTCGATGAAGTGTTCGAAGCGGTGGAGGTGGGTCTGAACTACCCTTGCCCAGCGAATGATGGCCAGGCAGGGGCTGTATGA
- a CDS encoding TenA family transcriptional regulator produces the protein MTERFTDTLRRQNAPAWAATVEHRFVLELCEGRVADTVMARYLVQDHRFLDSFLTLLGAAIASADSFDARLRLGRFVGLIAGEENTYFLRAFEALGVSEVQRHAPEDAVPTAGFKALMREAAQTRCYAAALSVLVVAEWLYLDWASRAPQPLPARFEHAEWITLHDNPAFREVVAFLRAELDRVGPEQAEISQDFFQRAVALEHAFFDAAYAEEA, from the coding sequence ATGACCGAACGTTTCACCGATACCTTACGCCGCCAGAACGCACCCGCCTGGGCCGCCACCGTCGAGCATCGATTCGTCCTCGAGCTGTGCGAGGGCCGCGTGGCCGATACGGTCATGGCCCGTTACCTGGTGCAGGATCACCGTTTTCTCGACAGCTTCCTGACCTTGCTCGGCGCCGCCATCGCCAGCGCCGACAGCTTCGACGCCCGGCTGCGGCTGGGGCGCTTCGTCGGGCTGATCGCAGGCGAGGAAAACACCTATTTCCTGCGGGCCTTCGAAGCGCTGGGTGTGAGCGAGGTACAGCGTCATGCCCCGGAGGATGCCGTGCCGACCGCCGGCTTCAAGGCGCTGATGCGCGAAGCGGCGCAGACCCGCTGCTATGCCGCTGCGTTGTCGGTACTGGTGGTGGCCGAGTGGTTGTACCTGGACTGGGCCAGCCGTGCGCCTCAACCGCTGCCCGCGCGCTTCGAGCATGCCGAATGGATCACCTTGCACGACAACCCGGCCTTTCGAGAGGTGGTTGCCTTCCTGCGCGCCGAACTGGACCGTGTCGGGCCCGAGCAGGCCGAGATCAGCCAGGACTTCTTCCAGCGCGCAGTGGCGCTGGAGCACGCGTTCTTCGATGCTGCCTATGCCGAGGAGGCGTGA
- a CDS encoding GntR family transcriptional regulator, producing MLELHPDSPIPLVNQIIDGLRERIDDQTLKPGAKVPSIRAFAATYSVSTFTVVEAYDRLVAQGLLVSRGNAGFFVNRAVNELLEQHAHRPDTPRPRFNSEWYLQQIFETRQLPYKPGCGWLPNDWMYEDGLRRGMRQVAGSPLELSGYGDPMGLPELRALTAQNLQQELSIVANPTQLLLTHGASQALDLAVRTLVRPGDVVLVDDPGYPNLMSILRFQGATLVGVPRTPAGYDLDQLERLLDQYRPTVFFTQPHLHSPTCSRTPLAQLHRLLQLAAQHGFRLVENNLYADMMAEPQPCLASLDHLQQVVYVGSYSKSISPNVRVGYLLANADSIQQLLRLKMRSGLTTSQVMERVVYAAVIDGRWRKHLKRLRQRLADAHRVVGQQLHRLGFELFVESDEGMYVWTRHPDLPDSAALLDDALEHGIMLGPGQLFMVDAQASGWMRFNVAFSTEATMWGLFEQVLARHVRSGTMSAKT from the coding sequence ATGCTTGAACTTCACCCCGACTCCCCCATCCCGCTGGTCAACCAGATCATCGACGGGCTGCGCGAGCGGATCGACGACCAGACCCTCAAGCCGGGTGCCAAGGTGCCTTCGATCCGCGCCTTCGCGGCCACCTATTCGGTCAGCACCTTCACCGTGGTGGAGGCCTACGATCGCCTGGTGGCCCAAGGCCTGCTGGTGAGCCGTGGCAATGCCGGCTTCTTCGTCAATCGTGCGGTGAACGAGCTGCTCGAACAGCACGCGCATCGACCGGATACGCCGCGTCCGCGCTTCAATTCCGAGTGGTACCTGCAGCAGATCTTCGAGACCCGCCAACTGCCCTACAAGCCAGGCTGCGGCTGGCTGCCCAATGACTGGATGTACGAGGACGGTCTGCGCCGCGGCATGCGTCAGGTCGCCGGCAGCCCCCTGGAACTGTCGGGCTATGGTGATCCGATGGGCCTGCCCGAGCTGCGGGCGTTGACCGCGCAGAACCTGCAGCAAGAGCTGAGCATCGTCGCCAACCCGACGCAGTTGCTGCTGACCCATGGCGCCAGCCAGGCTCTGGACCTGGCGGTGCGCACACTGGTGCGGCCGGGCGATGTGGTGTTGGTGGATGACCCCGGCTATCCCAACCTGATGAGCATCCTGCGCTTTCAGGGCGCGACGCTGGTCGGGGTGCCTCGGACACCAGCCGGCTATGACCTGGACCAGCTCGAGCGCTTGCTGGACCAGTATCGCCCGACCGTGTTCTTCACCCAGCCGCACCTGCACAGCCCGACCTGCTCGCGTACGCCCCTGGCCCAACTGCACCGGCTCCTGCAGCTGGCCGCGCAGCACGGGTTCCGACTGGTGGAGAACAACCTCTACGCCGACATGATGGCCGAGCCCCAGCCTTGCCTGGCCAGCCTGGATCACTTGCAGCAGGTGGTGTACGTCGGCAGCTACTCCAAGAGCATCTCACCGAACGTGCGCGTCGGTTACCTGCTGGCCAATGCCGACTCGATCCAGCAGCTGTTGCGGTTGAAGATGCGTTCGGGATTGACCACCTCCCAGGTGATGGAGCGGGTGGTGTATGCGGCGGTCATCGATGGGCGCTGGCGCAAGCACCTCAAGCGTCTACGCCAGCGACTGGCCGACGCGCACCGTGTGGTCGGCCAGCAGTTGCATCGCCTGGGCTTCGAGCTGTTCGTCGAGTCGGACGAGGGCATGTACGTCTGGACGCGTCACCCTGACCTGCCCGACAGCGCCGCGCTGCTGGACGACGCGCTGGAGCACGGCATCATGCTAGGGCCAGGGCAGCTGTTCATGGTCGATGCCCAGGCGAGCGGCTGGATGCGGTTCAATGTGGCGTTCAGCACGGAGGCGACGATGTGGGGGTTGTTCGAACAGGTCCTGGCGCGGCATGTGCGCTCGGGGACGATGTCTGCCAAGACCTAG
- a CDS encoding carbon-nitrogen hydrolase produces the protein MNVELVQLAGRDGDTAHNLARTLEAIHACAPGTDLVVFPETQLMGFPTAQNIAHLAEPLDGPTLTAVAHAAKEKNLGVVVGLAETDGNGRFYNTTVLVTPEGIALTYRKTHLWASDKGIFTAGDRYATALLKGVRVGLLICFDIEFPESARALGQLGAELILVTNGNMDPYGPTHRTAISARAMENQAYAVMVNRVGAGDGDLVFAGGSAVVDPYGQVLCEAGREPCRLQMTLDLARVQQARQDYSYLAERRITLPGQHVEHACGLRELLIQTN, from the coding sequence ATGAACGTAGAACTCGTCCAACTGGCCGGTCGCGATGGCGACACGGCCCATAACCTGGCGCGCACCCTCGAGGCGATCCACGCCTGCGCGCCCGGCACCGACCTGGTGGTGTTCCCGGAAACACAGCTGATGGGCTTTCCCACGGCGCAGAACATCGCCCACCTCGCCGAGCCGCTCGATGGCCCGACCCTCACGGCCGTGGCGCACGCCGCGAAGGAAAAGAACCTGGGTGTGGTGGTCGGCCTCGCGGAAACCGATGGCAATGGCCGCTTCTACAACACGACCGTGCTGGTCACGCCCGAGGGCATTGCCCTGACCTACCGCAAGACCCACCTGTGGGCCTCGGACAAAGGCATCTTCACCGCGGGCGATCGCTACGCCACCGCGCTGCTCAAGGGCGTGCGGGTCGGGCTGCTGATCTGCTTCGACATTGAATTTCCCGAGAGCGCCAGGGCGCTGGGCCAGCTGGGCGCCGAGCTCATTCTGGTCACCAACGGCAACATGGACCCCTACGGCCCGACCCACCGCACGGCCATCAGCGCACGCGCCATGGAAAACCAGGCGTACGCCGTCATGGTCAACCGCGTCGGTGCTGGCGATGGCGACCTGGTGTTCGCCGGTGGCAGTGCCGTGGTCGATCCTTATGGGCAGGTACTGTGCGAAGCGGGGCGCGAGCCATGCCGGCTGCAGATGACCCTCGACCTGGCGCGTGTGCAGCAGGCCCGCCAGGACTACAGCTACCTGGCCGAGCGCCGCATCACGTTGCCCGGCCAGCACGTCGAGCACGCCTGCGGCTTGCGGGAGCTGCTGATCCAGACGAACTGA
- a CDS encoding thiaminase II: MDLFDRLKAAALPDWNAYVDHRFVRQMGEGTLPEPVFRTYLVQDYLFLIQFARAWALAAYKSRRPDDIRAAQAGLAAILDETELHLRLCARWGLSRDDVERAPEHRATVAYSRFVLDCGAAGDLLDLHVALAPCVMGYAEIGERLARDASDLAGHPYREWIGEYAGEAYQGVAAAARAHLDALARRGMTEQRFAELTATFAQASRLEADFWSMGYGE, translated from the coding sequence ATGGACCTCTTCGATCGCCTCAAGGCTGCTGCGCTCCCTGACTGGAACGCTTACGTCGATCATCGCTTCGTTCGGCAGATGGGCGAGGGCACCTTGCCCGAGCCGGTGTTTCGTACCTACCTGGTGCAGGATTACCTGTTCCTGATCCAGTTCGCCCGTGCCTGGGCCCTGGCCGCCTACAAGAGCCGACGGCCTGACGACATTCGGGCGGCGCAGGCAGGGCTGGCAGCGATCCTCGACGAGACCGAGCTGCACCTGCGCCTCTGTGCACGCTGGGGATTGTCCCGAGACGATGTCGAGCGTGCCCCCGAGCACCGCGCCACCGTGGCCTACAGCCGGTTCGTGCTCGACTGCGGTGCCGCCGGCGACCTGCTCGACTTGCATGTGGCCTTGGCGCCCTGCGTGATGGGCTACGCCGAGATCGGCGAGCGCCTGGCGCGCGATGCCTCGGACCTGGCGGGCCATCCCTACCGCGAGTGGATCGGCGAATACGCGGGTGAAGCCTACCAGGGCGTCGCGGCGGCAGCCCGCGCTCACCTGGACGCGCTGGCCCGTCGCGGCATGACCGAACAGCGTTTCGCTGAACTGACCGCGACCTTCGCCCAGGCGTCACGGCTGGAGGCCGACTTCTGGTCGATGGGGTACGGCGAGTAG
- a CDS encoding permease: MQEATLMAPASRHAWLGLFTVLGLVALVAMDGSVLYLAMPHLTSALTPTADQALWILDIYGFVVGSLLVAFGNIGDRFGRLRLVMVGACVFGAASIGAAFSESATSLIAFRALMGLGGATLLPSGLAIVSNLFPDAKQRAQAIGIFAATFAAGFAVGPLIGGMLLQHFTWGSVFLINVPVVVLFLLLAPQLLKEVHAPAEGKIDVPSLALSFVGILLFTYSLKTGAVEGLSSEQMAIGVMGILGLVWFVVRQRHLAHPLLDVRLFKDRIFTLAILTGLLSLMVWSAAGYLGGVYMQSVLGFDVFRTALLTIPGALVLTATCVWTSAIVERIGRKWALVATHLLIALGMVLLLLTTTAHGAIFFVASTLVAGVGYGLSFSLVAEIAVSAVPPERTGAAASIAETSNEIGNALGISILGSVAALGFRLYGPGVAGTLNETLDQASLGADTIGQAKEAFLAGMHVALGIAGLLTLIVAILAIVWLPRKLPD; encoded by the coding sequence ATGCAAGAAGCAACCCTCATGGCACCTGCCTCCAGGCACGCCTGGCTTGGCCTGTTCACAGTACTTGGACTTGTAGCGCTAGTGGCCATGGATGGCTCGGTGCTCTACCTGGCCATGCCGCACCTCACCTCTGCCCTCACCCCCACCGCCGATCAGGCATTGTGGATCCTGGACATCTATGGGTTCGTCGTCGGATCGCTGCTGGTAGCGTTCGGCAACATCGGTGACCGGTTCGGGCGACTGCGGCTTGTCATGGTAGGCGCGTGTGTCTTTGGGGCCGCGTCCATTGGCGCTGCCTTCTCGGAATCGGCCACCAGCCTGATCGCATTCCGTGCGCTCATGGGCCTGGGTGGCGCAACCCTGTTGCCGTCTGGATTGGCCATCGTTTCGAATCTCTTTCCAGATGCCAAGCAGCGCGCTCAAGCCATTGGCATCTTTGCAGCGACGTTCGCGGCAGGCTTTGCAGTCGGCCCTCTGATCGGCGGCATGCTGCTGCAGCACTTCACCTGGGGCTCGGTCTTCCTGATCAACGTCCCTGTGGTCGTGCTGTTCCTCCTGCTCGCCCCCCAACTGCTCAAAGAAGTGCATGCACCTGCCGAAGGCAAGATCGATGTGCCCAGCCTGGCGCTCTCGTTCGTGGGCATTCTGCTGTTCACCTATTCGCTGAAGACCGGGGCGGTGGAAGGATTGTCCTCCGAACAAATGGCCATTGGCGTCATGGGGATTCTGGGTCTGGTCTGGTTCGTCGTACGTCAACGTCACCTGGCCCATCCTCTGCTGGACGTGCGTTTGTTCAAGGACCGTATCTTCACCCTTGCCATCCTGACAGGCTTGCTGTCGCTGATGGTCTGGTCGGCTGCCGGCTACCTGGGGGGCGTCTACATGCAATCGGTGCTGGGGTTCGATGTGTTCCGCACGGCATTGCTGACCATCCCGGGCGCACTGGTGCTCACCGCGACCTGCGTATGGACCAGCGCGATCGTCGAACGCATCGGGCGCAAGTGGGCCTTGGTCGCCACTCACCTGCTGATCGCTCTGGGCATGGTGCTTCTACTGCTGACCACGACCGCCCACGGCGCGATCTTCTTCGTGGCCTCCACCCTCGTCGCCGGCGTCGGCTACGGCTTGTCCTTCAGTCTGGTGGCTGAAATCGCCGTATCGGCCGTGCCTCCAGAGCGTACAGGTGCCGCCGCGTCCATTGCCGAAACCAGCAACGAGATTGGCAACGCGCTCGGCATTTCCATACTCGGTTCGGTCGCAGCGCTGGGCTTCCGGTTGTACGGCCCTGGCGTAGCCGGCACCCTCAATGAAACCCTCGATCAGGCATCCCTGGGCGCCGACACGATTGGTCAGGCAAAAGAGGCTTTCCTCGCCGGCATGCATGTGGCGTTAGGCATCGCAGGACTGCTCACGCTTATCGTCGCTATCCTCGCCATCGTATGGCTTCCCCGCAAACTGCCCGATTGA
- a CDS encoding GABA permease, translated as MDATSSSTLAANEEHESKLSASLKPRHLTMMSIAGVIGGALFVGSGSVIHSAGPAAVLAYLAGGILVVLIMRMLGEMATSSPDTGSFSTYADRAIGRWAGFTIGWLYWWYWVILMAWEAYVAGKILHGFFPDVSVNVFVLATTLLLITVNFFNVKHYGEFEFWFALIKVVAICCFLVVCTAAVMNIWQFGEVRGMSHLTAEGFMPNGLTTVVGALLGVMFAFLGAEIVTIAASESKDPARQIVKATNSVVWRVCLFYVGSIFLIVCLVPWNDPHLGVSGYGAYRRTLELLGVPYAELLMNFVVLTSVSSCLISGHYTASRMLFSLAKRGDAPSIFKRTRANSGVPVFAIVGSCLVAVFCALINFSETLRPQDVLETLMNTTGMIALLVYLVIAFSQLRMRRKLIAEGKEIQLKMWLFPWLTYLVIAFIVVCLVVMAFMPDYQILVISTGAAAALVVAMGVVHQIRGAKRA; from the coding sequence ATGGACGCAACATCTTCCTCCACCCTCGCTGCGAACGAGGAGCACGAGAGCAAGCTTAGCGCTTCTCTCAAGCCGCGCCACCTGACGATGATGTCGATCGCCGGGGTCATCGGCGGCGCCTTGTTCGTCGGCTCCGGCAGCGTGATCCACAGCGCCGGCCCAGCCGCCGTGCTGGCCTACCTGGCCGGCGGCATCCTGGTGGTGCTGATCATGCGCATGCTTGGCGAGATGGCGACGTCCTCGCCGGACACCGGCTCGTTCTCCACCTATGCCGACCGCGCCATCGGGCGTTGGGCCGGTTTCACCATCGGTTGGTTGTACTGGTGGTACTGGGTGATCCTGATGGCCTGGGAAGCCTACGTGGCGGGCAAGATCCTGCACGGCTTCTTCCCCGACGTGAGCGTCAACGTGTTCGTTCTGGCGACCACCTTGCTGCTGATCACGGTGAACTTCTTCAACGTCAAGCATTACGGCGAGTTCGAGTTCTGGTTCGCGCTGATTAAGGTCGTGGCGATCTGTTGCTTCCTGGTGGTGTGTACCGCCGCGGTCATGAACATCTGGCAGTTCGGTGAAGTGCGCGGCATGAGCCACCTGACCGCCGAAGGCTTCATGCCCAACGGCCTGACCACGGTGGTCGGCGCGTTGCTTGGCGTGATGTTCGCCTTCCTCGGTGCCGAAATCGTCACCATCGCCGCCTCCGAGTCCAAGGACCCGGCCCGTCAGATCGTCAAGGCCACCAACTCCGTGGTCTGGCGCGTGTGCCTGTTCTACGTCGGCTCGATCTTCCTGATCGTCTGCCTGGTGCCGTGGAACGACCCGCACCTGGGCGTCTCCGGCTATGGCGCCTACCGCCGTACCCTGGAACTGCTGGGTGTGCCGTACGCCGAGCTGCTGATGAATTTCGTGGTGCTGACCTCGGTGAGCAGCTGCCTGATCTCCGGCCACTACACCGCCTCGCGCATGCTGTTCTCCCTGGCCAAGCGTGGCGATGCGCCGTCGATCTTCAAGCGCACCCGTGCCAACTCCGGCGTGCCGGTGTTCGCCATCGTCGGCTCGTGCCTGGTCGCAGTGTTCTGCGCCCTGATCAACTTCAGCGAAACCCTGCGTCCCCAGGACGTGCTGGAAACCCTGATGAACACCACCGGCATGATCGCGCTACTGGTGTACCTGGTGATCGCCTTCTCGCAGCTGCGCATGCGCCGCAAGCTGATCGCCGAGGGCAAGGAAATCCAGCTCAAGATGTGGCTGTTCCCCTGGCTGACCTACCTGGTGATCGCGTTCATCGTGGTCTGCCTGGTGGTGATGGCCTTCATGCCGGACTACCAGATCCTGGTGATTTCCACGGGCGCTGCGGCAGCCCTGGTGGTCGCCATGGGTGTGGTGCATCAGATTCGGGGTGCCAAGCGCGCCTGA
- a CDS encoding amino acid permease, which translates to MPHLKRTLSLGAVTLFGIAYMTPIIVLGTFGILADTTGGAVPAAYLAAAVAMLFTALSYGKMAKAFPVAGSAYTYVRKSISPKLGFLAGWAVLLDYLFLPMAIWLIGAAYLHSAFPHVPQPVWVITFIVVTTAINIVGLQLAKTVNGVLMLLQFLVLAAFVGLAAHYATGNLNQPFWSLAPFYQDGFQLPLVMSGAAIACYSFLGFDAVSTLTEETHEPRKTIPRAILLITLLGGILFIAVSYVVQRAHPSPEFANADSAAYEIARNIGGDVFVSLFLIGLIVGQFTSGLSAQASASRLLFAMGRDGVLPKRWFGRLSERFGTPVISLVLCGVVALLALRMDVTTSTSFINFGAFLAFSLVNLSVVFHYWIGQGERGAKATLVYLLFPLIGLVADLWLMVSLDPMALYLGGAWLVIGVVYLLVLTGGLRRQPPEMQFEEG; encoded by the coding sequence ATGCCCCACTTGAAGCGAACCCTTTCGCTGGGCGCGGTTACGCTGTTCGGCATCGCCTACATGACGCCCATCATCGTCCTGGGCACCTTCGGCATCCTGGCCGACACCACCGGCGGCGCAGTGCCAGCCGCCTACCTGGCCGCCGCCGTCGCCATGCTGTTCACCGCCCTGAGCTATGGGAAGATGGCCAAGGCCTTCCCGGTTGCCGGCTCGGCCTACACCTACGTGCGAAAATCCATCAGCCCCAAGCTGGGTTTTCTCGCCGGCTGGGCGGTGCTGCTCGATTACCTGTTCCTGCCCATGGCAATCTGGCTGATCGGGGCGGCCTACCTGCACTCGGCGTTCCCGCACGTGCCCCAGCCCGTCTGGGTGATCACCTTCATCGTGGTCACCACGGCGATCAACATCGTCGGCCTGCAGCTGGCCAAGACGGTGAATGGGGTGCTGATGCTGCTGCAGTTCCTGGTGCTGGCAGCCTTCGTCGGGCTGGCCGCCCACTACGCCACAGGCAATCTGAACCAGCCGTTCTGGTCGCTCGCACCGTTCTACCAGGACGGGTTCCAGCTCCCGCTGGTCATGAGCGGTGCGGCCATCGCCTGCTATTCGTTCCTGGGGTTCGATGCAGTCAGCACCCTCACCGAAGAAACCCACGAGCCGCGCAAGACCATCCCACGGGCGATCCTGCTGATCACCCTGCTGGGCGGGATCCTGTTCATCGCGGTGAGCTACGTGGTCCAGCGGGCCCATCCCTCCCCCGAATTCGCCAACGCCGATTCGGCGGCCTATGAAATCGCCCGGAACATCGGTGGCGACGTGTTCGTCAGCCTCTTCCTGATCGGCTTGATCGTGGGACAGTTCACCTCGGGCCTGTCCGCCCAGGCCAGTGCCTCGCGGCTGCTGTTCGCCATGGGCCGGGACGGCGTGCTGCCCAAGCGCTGGTTCGGGCGCCTGAGCGAACGGTTCGGCACGCCCGTGATCAGCCTCGTCCTGTGCGGCGTCGTGGCCCTGCTGGCGTTGCGCATGGACGTGACCACGTCCACCTCGTTCATCAACTTCGGCGCGTTCCTGGCCTTCAGCCTGGTGAACCTGTCGGTGGTCTTCCACTACTGGATCGGTCAGGGCGAGCGCGGTGCCAAGGCGACGCTGGTCTACCTGCTCTTCCCGCTGATCGGCCTGGTTGCCGACCTGTGGCTGATGGTCAGCCTGGACCCCATGGCCCTCTACCTGGGTGGGGCCTGGCTGGTCATCGGTGTGGTCTATCTGCTGGTGCTTACCGGCGGCCTGCGTCGACAGCCGCCGGAAATGCAGTTCGAGGAAGGGTGA